A single Drosophila miranda strain MSH22 chromosome XR, D.miranda_PacBio2.1, whole genome shotgun sequence DNA region contains:
- the LOC108152180 gene encoding prominin-like protein isoform X1: protein MSQANAPEPPAAAVKPKAPRCRKRRQRRKRQIAYLAICSLSVAVFGLALATLIRPAAAADADADADASNEKTEKKGDDQNPQLEWRAGYAGHGTTHEQMGELHWAPVDYTPYKPTVNYTRPPTSPTTAMNPIFNFTHKLYDSIISDEPALPPGYIVMQGDSLALGPKFHNADFRDLIARYWLVLIFILFLCVIIVVMPFVAVCYCCLCCCRRCRQGCPPCTSKQDARRRLWCGVCLLILIVGLIFGIVIAFVTNRLLDRGFDQATVTMKRGSDDICLFLKDVADHVHHLMVYNYEEMQTHISDELSNAHKHIFLDLADTSESTSLTELERILHNMPEARQLMEQVAKMETDLRFYGAQLRDGLRGMKRDINFAVANLCTTQECQTFLSSSSIEMIDTSKCLHFDTIPNATKYLEGLNIVVKENYIKIPTDGLTRMENVSLKVKEQLNSVAPTIIRDLNGGRDTFRSHARRIRNQVDAVLSQIHLKTSRSSRSFDDVYDKFGNNRSVISVIVCLLMIMILGILIVSLLCGCFGRRKTGYRDDCCSKATAANCLFLAILLIFCLISFITLMGLVYFMIGLVTYQGACAPLRDVDKNGLFRQLDSMVDLNRYLPRADDAEPQRAAPPLRMSNALKMCEANQSVFDMLRANRLYDINELKRIKVMSSEEDSDSTKIFDEDMSKTELLTPAEFEKLEAMRQGGAADYHSELFKDLCSEFTPVNLNALGEKMYALSNSLESPTFGWARVSFWNEGLNAKSYYQNFVPKLTTIVEKMKSNMKRIDELLLYENRDFNNSIRLLLKAVRESQNFIQTKGTTYINELGKNLTSTISQMIDEYISMVIDESNENVGRCEPLAYIYHQGVDLVCRSMVDPINGYWVGVLLCALLFLPILYVSHRLMCLYKKVYPYMASVASHVDVVYEGGSERLYDAYSEREREHVPLANVPKKRRKAYERRREQQEYYEDASPSVSRATRSGGGGGGGGGGAGGDGAPGSSSMRYNDMAPTHWDHEPPRYHNPPAAPPSSEYERPPPYYYPGASEQD, encoded by the exons ATGAGTCAAGCCAATGCGCCAGAGCCACCGGCGGCGGCGGTCAAGCCAAAGGCGCCGAGGTGTCGCAAGCGCCGACAGCGCCGGAAGCGGCAGATCGCCTACCTGGCCATATGCAGCCTGAGCGTGGCAGTGTTTGGACTCGCGCTGGCCACGCTGATACGACCAGCAGCCGCCGCCGACGCAgacgctgacgctgacgcCTCGAACGAGAAAACGGAAAAGAAAGGTGACGACCAAAATCCCCAGCTGGAATGGCGGGCGGGCTACGCGGGGCACGGCACCACCCACGAGCAGATGGGGGAGCTGCATTGGGCACCGGTTGACTACACCCCCTACAAGCCTACCGTGAACTATACTCGCCCGCCCACATCCCCGACGACTGCCATGAATCCGATTTTCAACTTCACGCACAAGCTGTACGACAGCATAATCTCGGATGAGCCGGCCCTGCCACCGG GCTACATTGTGATGCAGGGCGACTCCCTGGCTCTTGGTCCCAAGTTCCACAATGCCGACTTTCGAGATCTTATAGCCCGCTATTGGTTGGTTCTCATCTTCATTCTCTTCCTCTGCGTCATCATTGTGGTCATGCCGTTCGTAGC CGTCTGCTATTGCTGCctttgctgctgccgccggtGCCGTCAGGGCTGTCCCCCATGTACCAGCAAGCAGGATGCCCGACGACGGCTGTGGTGCGGCGTTTGTCTTCTCATCCTTATAGTGGGACTGAT CTTTGGCATTGTTATTGCCTTCGTGACAAACAGGCTGCTGGACAGGGGCTTCGATCAGGCCACCGTGACAATGAAGCGCGGCAGCGATGACATTTGCTTGTTCCTGAAGGATGTGGCCGACCACGTTCACCACCTGATGGTGTACAACTACGAGGAAATGCAGACGCACATTTCCGATGAGCTAAGCA ATGCCCACAAGCATATATTTTTGGACTTGGCGGATACATCGGAGAGCACCTCTTTGACTGAGCTGGAGCGGATATTGCACAACATGCCGGAGGCGAGACAGCTGATGGAACAAGTCGCCAAAATGGAAACGGACTTGCGCTTCTATGGGGCCCAACTGCGAGACG GTCTTCGGGGCATGAAGCGGGATATCAACTTTGCGGTGGCCAATCTGTGCACCACTCAGGAATGCCAGACCTTCCTAAGCTCCAGCAGCATTGAGATGATAGACACCTCCAAGTGCCTGCACTTTGATACG ATTCCCAATGCCACGAAATATCTGGAAGGCTTGAACATTGTGGTTAAGGAGAACTATATCAAAATACCCACGGACGGACTCACCCGCATGGAGAATGTCAGCCTGAAGGTTAAGGAACAGCTGAACTCTGTTGCACCGACCATTATTCGGGACCTAAACGGCGGCAGGGACACGTTCCGCTCGCACGCGAGGAGAATACGCAACCAAGTGGATGCAGTGCTCAGTCAGATTCACCTGAAGACCTCACGCTCGTCCAGGTCCTTTGATGATGTGTACGATAAGTTTGGCAACAATCGCAGCGTTATCAGCGTCATTGTGTGCCTGCTCATGATAATG ATTCTTGGCATCTTGATTGTATCTTTGCTTTGCGGCTGCTTCGGTAGACGGAAGACTGGCTATCGCGATGACTGCTGCAGCAAGGCAACGGCTGCCAACTGCCTATTTCT GGCCATTTTATTGATATTCTGTCTGATCTCGTTCATCACGCTTATGGGACTGGTCTACTTCATGATCGGTCTAGTCACTTACCAGGGAGCCTGTGCCCCACTCCGGGATGTGGATAAGAACGGGCTGTTCAGGCAACTGGACTCTATGGTCGATCTGAATCGCTATCTGCCGCGCGCCGACGATGCAGAACCTCAGAGGGCAGCCCCACCCCTGCGCATGTCGAATGCGCTCAAGATGTGCGAGGCCAATCAGTCGGTATTCGATATGCTGCGAGCAAACAGACTGTACGACATCAACGAACTAAAGCGCATCAAGGTGATGTCGTCCGAGGAGGATTCAGACAGCACCAAAATATTCGACGAGGATATGTCTAAAACTGAGCTCCTAACACCGGCAGAGTTTGAAAAACTTGAAGCAATGCGTCAAGGCGGTGCGGCCGATTACCACAGCGAACTCTTTAAGGATCTATGCAGTGAGTTCACGCCGGTCAATCTGAACGCACTTGGCGAGAAAATGTACGCGTTGTCGAACAGCTTGGAGTCACCGACGTTTGGCTGGGCCCGAGTTTCCTTCTGGAATGAGGGCCTCAACGCCAAGTCGTACTATCAGAACTTTGTACCCAAGCTAACGACCATTGTCGAGAAGATGAAGAGCAACATGAAGCGTATCGACGAGCTGCTCTTATACGAGAATCGCGACTTTAACAACAGCATAAGACTGCTGCTGAAGGCCGTGAGAGAATCACAAAATTTCATTCAGACCAAGGGCACTACATATATCAATGAGCTGGGTAAGAACCTCACCAGCACCATTTCGCAAATGATCGACGAGTACATCTCCATGGTCATCGACGAGTCCAATGAGAATGTCGGCCGCTGTGAGCCCCTTGCCTACATTTATCATCAAGGCGTTGACTTGGTTTGTCGCAGCATGGTCGATCCCATA AACGGATACTGGGTGGGCGTGCTGCTCTGCGCCCTGCTCTTCCTGCCCATACTGTATGTCTCTCACCGTCTGATGTGCCTGTACAAGAAGGTCTATCCATATATGGCTTCTGTCGCTAGCCATGTGGACGTCGTTTACGAGGGCGG CAGCGAACGCCTATACGACGCTTATAGTGAGCGCGAGCGCGAACACGTTCCATTGGCTAA TGTGCCAAAGAAACGGCGCAAGGCCTACGAACGACGTCGCGAGCAGCAGGAATACTATGAGGACGCATCGCCCAGTGTGTCGCGTGCCACTCGCTCcggtggtggtggcggtggcggtggcggtggtgcTGGCGGGGATGGAGCTCCTGGCAGCAGTAGCATGAGGTACAACGATATGGCGCCCAC GCATTGGGACCACGAGCCACCCCGCTACCACAATCCACCAGCTGCGCCTCCATCCTCTGAATACGAACGCCCACCGCCCTACTACTATCCGGGCGCCTCCGAACAGGACTAG
- the LOC108152180 gene encoding prominin-like protein isoform X5, with translation MSQANAPEPPAAAVKPKAPRCRKRRQRRKRQIAYLAICSLSVAVFGLALATLIRPAAAADADADADASNEKTEKKGDDQNPQLEWRAGYAGHGTTHEQMGELHWAPVDYTPYKPTVNYTRPPTSPTTAMNPIFNFTHKLYDSIISDEPALPPGYIVMQGDSLALGPKFHNADFRDLIARYWLVLIFILFLCVIIVVMPFVAVCYCCLCCCRRCRQGCPPCTSKQDARRRLWCGVCLLILIVGLIFGIVIAFVTNRLLDRGFDQATVTMKRGSDDICLFLKDVADHVHHLMVYNYEEMQTHISDELSNAHKHIFLDLADTSESTSLTELERILHNMPEARQLMEQVAKMETDLRFYGAQLRDGLRGMKRDINFAVANLCTTQECQTFLSSSSIEMIDTSKCLHFDTIPNATKYLEGLNIVVKENYIKIPTDGLTRMENVSLKVKEQLNSVAPTIIRDLNGGRDTFRSHARRIRNQVDAVLSQIHLKTSRSSRSFDDVYDKFGNNRSVISVIVCLLMIMILGILIVSLLCGCFGRRKTGYRDDCCSKATAANCLFLAILLIFCLISFITLMGLVYFMIGLVTYQGACAPLRDVDKNGLFRQLDSMVDLNRYLPRADDAEPQRAAPPLRMSNALKMCEANQSVFDMLRANRLYDINELKRIKVMSSEEDSDSTKIFDEDMSKTELLTPAEFEKLEAMRQGGAADYHSELFKDLCSEFTPVNLNALGEKMYALSNSLESPTFGWARVSFWNEGLNAKSYYQNFVPKLTTIVEKMKSNMKRIDELLLYENRDFNNSIRLLLKAVRESQNFIQTKGTTYINELGKNLTSTISQMIDEYISMVIDESNENVGRCEPLAYIYHQGVDLVCRSMVDPINGYWVGVLLCALLFLPILYVSHRLMCLYKKVYPYMASVASHVDVVYEGGCPVCTGLPYVQQTCAGGQQAYCACPGKEQGRPSGGAGPADEDPIFDGQVSPLEMNKHKQD, from the exons ATGAGTCAAGCCAATGCGCCAGAGCCACCGGCGGCGGCGGTCAAGCCAAAGGCGCCGAGGTGTCGCAAGCGCCGACAGCGCCGGAAGCGGCAGATCGCCTACCTGGCCATATGCAGCCTGAGCGTGGCAGTGTTTGGACTCGCGCTGGCCACGCTGATACGACCAGCAGCCGCCGCCGACGCAgacgctgacgctgacgcCTCGAACGAGAAAACGGAAAAGAAAGGTGACGACCAAAATCCCCAGCTGGAATGGCGGGCGGGCTACGCGGGGCACGGCACCACCCACGAGCAGATGGGGGAGCTGCATTGGGCACCGGTTGACTACACCCCCTACAAGCCTACCGTGAACTATACTCGCCCGCCCACATCCCCGACGACTGCCATGAATCCGATTTTCAACTTCACGCACAAGCTGTACGACAGCATAATCTCGGATGAGCCGGCCCTGCCACCGG GCTACATTGTGATGCAGGGCGACTCCCTGGCTCTTGGTCCCAAGTTCCACAATGCCGACTTTCGAGATCTTATAGCCCGCTATTGGTTGGTTCTCATCTTCATTCTCTTCCTCTGCGTCATCATTGTGGTCATGCCGTTCGTAGC CGTCTGCTATTGCTGCctttgctgctgccgccggtGCCGTCAGGGCTGTCCCCCATGTACCAGCAAGCAGGATGCCCGACGACGGCTGTGGTGCGGCGTTTGTCTTCTCATCCTTATAGTGGGACTGAT CTTTGGCATTGTTATTGCCTTCGTGACAAACAGGCTGCTGGACAGGGGCTTCGATCAGGCCACCGTGACAATGAAGCGCGGCAGCGATGACATTTGCTTGTTCCTGAAGGATGTGGCCGACCACGTTCACCACCTGATGGTGTACAACTACGAGGAAATGCAGACGCACATTTCCGATGAGCTAAGCA ATGCCCACAAGCATATATTTTTGGACTTGGCGGATACATCGGAGAGCACCTCTTTGACTGAGCTGGAGCGGATATTGCACAACATGCCGGAGGCGAGACAGCTGATGGAACAAGTCGCCAAAATGGAAACGGACTTGCGCTTCTATGGGGCCCAACTGCGAGACG GTCTTCGGGGCATGAAGCGGGATATCAACTTTGCGGTGGCCAATCTGTGCACCACTCAGGAATGCCAGACCTTCCTAAGCTCCAGCAGCATTGAGATGATAGACACCTCCAAGTGCCTGCACTTTGATACG ATTCCCAATGCCACGAAATATCTGGAAGGCTTGAACATTGTGGTTAAGGAGAACTATATCAAAATACCCACGGACGGACTCACCCGCATGGAGAATGTCAGCCTGAAGGTTAAGGAACAGCTGAACTCTGTTGCACCGACCATTATTCGGGACCTAAACGGCGGCAGGGACACGTTCCGCTCGCACGCGAGGAGAATACGCAACCAAGTGGATGCAGTGCTCAGTCAGATTCACCTGAAGACCTCACGCTCGTCCAGGTCCTTTGATGATGTGTACGATAAGTTTGGCAACAATCGCAGCGTTATCAGCGTCATTGTGTGCCTGCTCATGATAATG ATTCTTGGCATCTTGATTGTATCTTTGCTTTGCGGCTGCTTCGGTAGACGGAAGACTGGCTATCGCGATGACTGCTGCAGCAAGGCAACGGCTGCCAACTGCCTATTTCT GGCCATTTTATTGATATTCTGTCTGATCTCGTTCATCACGCTTATGGGACTGGTCTACTTCATGATCGGTCTAGTCACTTACCAGGGAGCCTGTGCCCCACTCCGGGATGTGGATAAGAACGGGCTGTTCAGGCAACTGGACTCTATGGTCGATCTGAATCGCTATCTGCCGCGCGCCGACGATGCAGAACCTCAGAGGGCAGCCCCACCCCTGCGCATGTCGAATGCGCTCAAGATGTGCGAGGCCAATCAGTCGGTATTCGATATGCTGCGAGCAAACAGACTGTACGACATCAACGAACTAAAGCGCATCAAGGTGATGTCGTCCGAGGAGGATTCAGACAGCACCAAAATATTCGACGAGGATATGTCTAAAACTGAGCTCCTAACACCGGCAGAGTTTGAAAAACTTGAAGCAATGCGTCAAGGCGGTGCGGCCGATTACCACAGCGAACTCTTTAAGGATCTATGCAGTGAGTTCACGCCGGTCAATCTGAACGCACTTGGCGAGAAAATGTACGCGTTGTCGAACAGCTTGGAGTCACCGACGTTTGGCTGGGCCCGAGTTTCCTTCTGGAATGAGGGCCTCAACGCCAAGTCGTACTATCAGAACTTTGTACCCAAGCTAACGACCATTGTCGAGAAGATGAAGAGCAACATGAAGCGTATCGACGAGCTGCTCTTATACGAGAATCGCGACTTTAACAACAGCATAAGACTGCTGCTGAAGGCCGTGAGAGAATCACAAAATTTCATTCAGACCAAGGGCACTACATATATCAATGAGCTGGGTAAGAACCTCACCAGCACCATTTCGCAAATGATCGACGAGTACATCTCCATGGTCATCGACGAGTCCAATGAGAATGTCGGCCGCTGTGAGCCCCTTGCCTACATTTATCATCAAGGCGTTGACTTGGTTTGTCGCAGCATGGTCGATCCCATA AACGGATACTGGGTGGGCGTGCTGCTCTGCGCCCTGCTCTTCCTGCCCATACTGTATGTCTCTCACCGTCTGATGTGCCTGTACAAGAAGGTCTATCCATATATGGCTTCTGTCGCTAGCCATGTGGACGTCGTTTACGAGGGCGG CTGTCCCGTATGTACGGGATTGCCCTATGTGCAACAAACCTGTGCCGGTGGGCAGCAGGCCTATTGCGCGTGCCCCGGCAAAGAACAGGGACGTCCTTCAGGCGGTGCAGGTCCCGCCGATGAAGATCCCATATTTGATGGCCAAGTCTCTCCGCTGGAGATGAATAAACACAAGCAAGATTAG
- the LOC108152180 gene encoding prominin-like protein isoform X2 — translation MSQANAPEPPAAAVKPKAPRCRKRRQRRKRQIAYLAICSLSVAVFGLALATLIRPAAAADADADADASNEKTEKKGDDQNPQLEWRAGYAGHGTTHEQMGELHWAPVDYTPYKPTVNYTRPPTSPTTAMNPIFNFTHKLYDSIISDEPALPPGYIVMQGDSLALGPKFHNADFRDLIARYWLVLIFILFLCVIIVVMPFVAVCYCCLCCCRRCRQGCPPCTSKQDARRRLWCGVCLLILIVGLIFGIVIAFVTNRLLDRGFDQATVTMKRGSDDICLFLKDVADHVHHLMVYNYEEMQTHISDELSNAHKHIFLDLADTSESTSLTELERILHNMPEARQLMEQVAKMETDLRFYGAQLRDGLRGMKRDINFAVANLCTTQECQTFLSSSSIEMIDTSKCLHFDTIPNATKYLEGLNIVVKENYIKIPTDGLTRMENVSLKVKEQLNSVAPTIIRDLNGGRDTFRSHARRIRNQVDAVLSQIHLKTSRSSRSFDDVYDKFGNNRSVISVIVCLLMIMILGILIVSLLCGCFGRRKTGYRDDCCSKATAANCLFLAILLIFCLISFITLMGLVYFMIGLVTYQGACAPLRDVDKNGLFRQLDSMVDLNRYLPRADDAEPQRAAPPLRMSNALKMCEANQSVFDMLRANRLYDINELKRIKVMSSEEDSDSTKIFDEDMSKTELLTPAEFEKLEAMRQGGAADYHSELFKDLCSEFTPVNLNALGEKMYALSNSLESPTFGWARVSFWNEGLNAKSYYQNFVPKLTTIVEKMKSNMKRIDELLLYENRDFNNSIRLLLKAVRESQNFIQTKGTTYINELGKNLTSTISQMIDEYISMVIDESNENVGRCEPLAYIYHQGVDLVCRSMVDPINGYWVGVLLCALLFLPILYVSHRLMCLYKKVYPYMASVASHVDVVYEGGERLYDAYSEREREHVPLANVPKKRRKAYERRREQQEYYEDASPSVSRATRSGGGGGGGGGGAGGDGAPGSSSMRYNDMAPTHWDHEPPRYHNPPAAPPSSEYERPPPYYYPGASEQD, via the exons ATGAGTCAAGCCAATGCGCCAGAGCCACCGGCGGCGGCGGTCAAGCCAAAGGCGCCGAGGTGTCGCAAGCGCCGACAGCGCCGGAAGCGGCAGATCGCCTACCTGGCCATATGCAGCCTGAGCGTGGCAGTGTTTGGACTCGCGCTGGCCACGCTGATACGACCAGCAGCCGCCGCCGACGCAgacgctgacgctgacgcCTCGAACGAGAAAACGGAAAAGAAAGGTGACGACCAAAATCCCCAGCTGGAATGGCGGGCGGGCTACGCGGGGCACGGCACCACCCACGAGCAGATGGGGGAGCTGCATTGGGCACCGGTTGACTACACCCCCTACAAGCCTACCGTGAACTATACTCGCCCGCCCACATCCCCGACGACTGCCATGAATCCGATTTTCAACTTCACGCACAAGCTGTACGACAGCATAATCTCGGATGAGCCGGCCCTGCCACCGG GCTACATTGTGATGCAGGGCGACTCCCTGGCTCTTGGTCCCAAGTTCCACAATGCCGACTTTCGAGATCTTATAGCCCGCTATTGGTTGGTTCTCATCTTCATTCTCTTCCTCTGCGTCATCATTGTGGTCATGCCGTTCGTAGC CGTCTGCTATTGCTGCctttgctgctgccgccggtGCCGTCAGGGCTGTCCCCCATGTACCAGCAAGCAGGATGCCCGACGACGGCTGTGGTGCGGCGTTTGTCTTCTCATCCTTATAGTGGGACTGAT CTTTGGCATTGTTATTGCCTTCGTGACAAACAGGCTGCTGGACAGGGGCTTCGATCAGGCCACCGTGACAATGAAGCGCGGCAGCGATGACATTTGCTTGTTCCTGAAGGATGTGGCCGACCACGTTCACCACCTGATGGTGTACAACTACGAGGAAATGCAGACGCACATTTCCGATGAGCTAAGCA ATGCCCACAAGCATATATTTTTGGACTTGGCGGATACATCGGAGAGCACCTCTTTGACTGAGCTGGAGCGGATATTGCACAACATGCCGGAGGCGAGACAGCTGATGGAACAAGTCGCCAAAATGGAAACGGACTTGCGCTTCTATGGGGCCCAACTGCGAGACG GTCTTCGGGGCATGAAGCGGGATATCAACTTTGCGGTGGCCAATCTGTGCACCACTCAGGAATGCCAGACCTTCCTAAGCTCCAGCAGCATTGAGATGATAGACACCTCCAAGTGCCTGCACTTTGATACG ATTCCCAATGCCACGAAATATCTGGAAGGCTTGAACATTGTGGTTAAGGAGAACTATATCAAAATACCCACGGACGGACTCACCCGCATGGAGAATGTCAGCCTGAAGGTTAAGGAACAGCTGAACTCTGTTGCACCGACCATTATTCGGGACCTAAACGGCGGCAGGGACACGTTCCGCTCGCACGCGAGGAGAATACGCAACCAAGTGGATGCAGTGCTCAGTCAGATTCACCTGAAGACCTCACGCTCGTCCAGGTCCTTTGATGATGTGTACGATAAGTTTGGCAACAATCGCAGCGTTATCAGCGTCATTGTGTGCCTGCTCATGATAATG ATTCTTGGCATCTTGATTGTATCTTTGCTTTGCGGCTGCTTCGGTAGACGGAAGACTGGCTATCGCGATGACTGCTGCAGCAAGGCAACGGCTGCCAACTGCCTATTTCT GGCCATTTTATTGATATTCTGTCTGATCTCGTTCATCACGCTTATGGGACTGGTCTACTTCATGATCGGTCTAGTCACTTACCAGGGAGCCTGTGCCCCACTCCGGGATGTGGATAAGAACGGGCTGTTCAGGCAACTGGACTCTATGGTCGATCTGAATCGCTATCTGCCGCGCGCCGACGATGCAGAACCTCAGAGGGCAGCCCCACCCCTGCGCATGTCGAATGCGCTCAAGATGTGCGAGGCCAATCAGTCGGTATTCGATATGCTGCGAGCAAACAGACTGTACGACATCAACGAACTAAAGCGCATCAAGGTGATGTCGTCCGAGGAGGATTCAGACAGCACCAAAATATTCGACGAGGATATGTCTAAAACTGAGCTCCTAACACCGGCAGAGTTTGAAAAACTTGAAGCAATGCGTCAAGGCGGTGCGGCCGATTACCACAGCGAACTCTTTAAGGATCTATGCAGTGAGTTCACGCCGGTCAATCTGAACGCACTTGGCGAGAAAATGTACGCGTTGTCGAACAGCTTGGAGTCACCGACGTTTGGCTGGGCCCGAGTTTCCTTCTGGAATGAGGGCCTCAACGCCAAGTCGTACTATCAGAACTTTGTACCCAAGCTAACGACCATTGTCGAGAAGATGAAGAGCAACATGAAGCGTATCGACGAGCTGCTCTTATACGAGAATCGCGACTTTAACAACAGCATAAGACTGCTGCTGAAGGCCGTGAGAGAATCACAAAATTTCATTCAGACCAAGGGCACTACATATATCAATGAGCTGGGTAAGAACCTCACCAGCACCATTTCGCAAATGATCGACGAGTACATCTCCATGGTCATCGACGAGTCCAATGAGAATGTCGGCCGCTGTGAGCCCCTTGCCTACATTTATCATCAAGGCGTTGACTTGGTTTGTCGCAGCATGGTCGATCCCATA AACGGATACTGGGTGGGCGTGCTGCTCTGCGCCCTGCTCTTCCTGCCCATACTGTATGTCTCTCACCGTCTGATGTGCCTGTACAAGAAGGTCTATCCATATATGGCTTCTGTCGCTAGCCATGTGGACGTCGTTTACGAGGGCGG CGAACGCCTATACGACGCTTATAGTGAGCGCGAGCGCGAACACGTTCCATTGGCTAA TGTGCCAAAGAAACGGCGCAAGGCCTACGAACGACGTCGCGAGCAGCAGGAATACTATGAGGACGCATCGCCCAGTGTGTCGCGTGCCACTCGCTCcggtggtggtggcggtggcggtggcggtggtgcTGGCGGGGATGGAGCTCCTGGCAGCAGTAGCATGAGGTACAACGATATGGCGCCCAC GCATTGGGACCACGAGCCACCCCGCTACCACAATCCACCAGCTGCGCCTCCATCCTCTGAATACGAACGCCCACCGCCCTACTACTATCCGGGCGCCTCCGAACAGGACTAG